In the Oncorhynchus keta strain PuntledgeMale-10-30-2019 chromosome 29, Oket_V2, whole genome shotgun sequence genome, one interval contains:
- the cdkn3 gene encoding cyclin-dependent kinase inhibitor 3 isoform X2 translates to MSLAWLHMSPIKLPLSIVDCSLFLGICPLPGCKFKDIRRNLLRDVGELQNQGVQDVFVFCTRGELHKYRVPSLLETYRQQGLVVHHLPFPDGGTPDLQQCCQILEGLQANLHDNRKTVIHCYGGLGRSGLIAACLLLQLSVSMTPNKAIEILREHRGGGAIQTVKQYNFLHEFREKYSAYQETKAVSTERSVSR, encoded by the exons ATGTCACTGGCCTGGTTACACATGTCACCGATCAA GTTGCCCTTGTCCATAGTGGACTGTTCTCTGTTTCTTGGAATATGTCCTTTGCCAGGGTGCAAATTCAAAGATATCAGAAGAAATTTACTGAGAGATGTTG GGGAGCTGCAGAACCAGGGGGTGCAGGATGTGTTTGTGTTCTGTACCAGAGGAGAGCTCCATAAGTACCGTGTGCCTAGCCTGCTGGAGACCTACAGGCAGCAGGGGCTCGTGGTGCACCACCTGCCCTTCCCTGACGGGGGCACCCCTGATCTGCAGCAGTGCTGCCAGATACTGGAGGGACTGCAAGCCAACCTACACGACAACCGGAAGACTGTCATCCA TTGTTATGGAGGTCTGGGTCGCTCTGGACTAA TTGCTGCCTGTCTGCTGCTTCAACTGTCCGTCTCCATGACTCCCAACAAAGCCATCGAGATCCTAAGAGAGCACAGAGGGGGTGGGGCCATTCAGACAGTCAAG CAATACAACTTCCTGCATGAGTTCCGGGAAAAATACTCAGCCTACCAAGAAACCAAGGCAGTCTCAACAGAGCGATCGGTGTCGCGGTGA
- the cdkn3 gene encoding cyclin-dependent kinase inhibitor 3 isoform X1 → MRTTSEFDSSSDEEEICEEHLTPFQISWLPLSIVDCSLFLGICPLPGCKFKDIRRNLLRDVGELQNQGVQDVFVFCTRGELHKYRVPSLLETYRQQGLVVHHLPFPDGGTPDLQQCCQILEGLQANLHDNRKTVIHCYGGLGRSGLIAACLLLQLSVSMTPNKAIEILREHRGGGAIQTVKQYNFLHEFREKYSAYQETKAVSTERSVSR, encoded by the exons ATGAGGACCACCAGTGAGTTTGATTCATCCTCTGATGAAGAGGAAATTTGTGAAGAGCATCTGACACCTTTCCAGATCTCCTG GTTGCCCTTGTCCATAGTGGACTGTTCTCTGTTTCTTGGAATATGTCCTTTGCCAGGGTGCAAATTCAAAGATATCAGAAGAAATTTACTGAGAGATGTTG GGGAGCTGCAGAACCAGGGGGTGCAGGATGTGTTTGTGTTCTGTACCAGAGGAGAGCTCCATAAGTACCGTGTGCCTAGCCTGCTGGAGACCTACAGGCAGCAGGGGCTCGTGGTGCACCACCTGCCCTTCCCTGACGGGGGCACCCCTGATCTGCAGCAGTGCTGCCAGATACTGGAGGGACTGCAAGCCAACCTACACGACAACCGGAAGACTGTCATCCA TTGTTATGGAGGTCTGGGTCGCTCTGGACTAA TTGCTGCCTGTCTGCTGCTTCAACTGTCCGTCTCCATGACTCCCAACAAAGCCATCGAGATCCTAAGAGAGCACAGAGGGGGTGGGGCCATTCAGACAGTCAAG CAATACAACTTCCTGCATGAGTTCCGGGAAAAATACTCAGCCTACCAAGAAACCAAGGCAGTCTCAACAGAGCGATCGGTGTCGCGGTGA